From a region of the Labrus mixtus chromosome 5, fLabMix1.1, whole genome shotgun sequence genome:
- the ptger4a gene encoding prostaglandin E receptor 4 (subtype EP4) a → MMNNHTVTGRTMVPTIPSIMFIFGVVGNVIAIVVLCKSRKEQKETTFYTLVCGLAVTDLLGTLLASPVTIAIYVKGSWPGEDPLCQYFGFTMLFFSLAGLSIICAMSVERYIAINHAYFYNDYVDQKLAGLTLLAIYISNALFCALPIVGFGQVKKQYPQTWCFLEWRSNKTSDAAYSYMYAGFSSLLTLITVICNVLVCGALIRMHRRYVRRTSLGTDLGRNEDPRRRGRSFGRLAGAEIQMVILLIGTSAVVLICSIPLVAQVFLNQLYKTPVELRLEKNPDLRAIRFASFNPILDPWIYILLRKAVLLKLIEKIKCLFCKMGARGQQGQGNFHCIDAHQLPSVISNRDSHSLVSHDLRDASSTSQTFLYLPEGSEVYAGSCQKENRLSGSRPSSVRNSHTSYSSEHGSVETDNREKTNVIRDLSALQCPKDPALQVSLTNDTEEEKCI, encoded by the exons ATGATGAATAATCATACGGTGACAGGGAGGACCATGGTCCCCACCATCCCGTCTATTATGTTCATTTTCGGTGTGGTTGGGAACGTCATTGCCATTGTGGTTCTTTGTAAATCTCGCAAGGAACAGAAAGAAACCACGTTTTACACGCTGGTGTGTGGTCTGGCTGTCACGGACCTGCTGGGCACCCTGCTGGCCAGTCCGGTCACCATTGCCATTTATGTGAAAGGATCATGGCCCGGAGAGGACCCGCTGTGCCAGTACTTTGGATTCACCatgcttttcttctctctggcGGGGCTCAGTATCATCTGTGCCATGTCAGTGGAGAGGTACATCGCCATAAACCATGCTTACTTCTACAATGACTATGTGGACCAGAAACTAGCTGGTTTGACTCTACTGGCGATCTACATCTCCAACGCGCTCTTCTGCGCCCTGCCCATCGTCGGCTTCGGACAGGTGAAGAAACAATACCCGCAAACTTGGTGCTTCTTAGAATGGAGGAGCAACAAGACCAGCGACGCAGCATACTCCTACATGTATGCAGGTTTCAGCTCTCTCCTTACTCTCATCACTGTCATCTGTAACGTTCTGGTGTGTGGGGCTTTGATCCGGATGCACCGGCGTTACGTGCGCAGAACATCGCTGGGAACCGACCTGGGGCGCAACGAGGACCCGCGGAGGAGAGGACGCAGCTTCGGACGCCTGGCCGGTGCAGAGATTCAGATGGTCATTTTGCTTATAGGCACGTCAGCAGTTGTGCTTATCTGCTCCATCCCACTTGTT GCTCAGGTGTTTTTGAACCAGCTGTATAAGACTCCAGTGGAGCTGCGGTTGGAAAAAAACCCCGATCTACGAGCGATACGCTTTGCCTCCTTCAACCCAATCCTTGACCCCTGGATCTACATCCTCCTCCGCAAGGCTGTTCTGCTCAAGCTCATTGAGAAAATCAAGTGCTTATTTTGCAAGATGGGAGCACGAGGACAACAGGGACAGGGAAACTTCCACTGTATAGACGCTCATCAACTTCCCTCGGTCATCTCAAACCGGGACTCACACTCTCTTGTTTCCCACGATCTGCGAGACGCATCCAGCACCTCCCAGACCTTCCTCTACCTGCCAGAGGGAAGTGAGGTGTACGCTGGAAGCtgtcagaaagaaaacagattgtCTGGGTCAAGACCTTCATCAGTAAGAAACTCGCATACTTCTTATTCATCTGAGCATGGGAGTGTTGAGACTGACAATagagaaaagacaaatgtaATCAGGGACCTTTCAGCCCTGCAATGCCCAAAAGATCCAGCCCTTCAGGTGTCATTGACCAACGACACAGAAGAGGAGAAATGCATCTGA